Genomic DNA from Alkalihalobacterium alkalinitrilicum:
TATTTCTAACGGCAACATGGATGATATGACTCAATTCGCCAACCATGTTGTGAAGCCGAGATTAGAAGCTTTACCCGCGGTTCGTGAGGTAAAGTTTGAAGGATTAGAAGAAAACGAAATTATTGTCCAATTTGAAAATGACAAAATAGAAGAATATAGTTTAGTAGTAAATGAAATTATTCCGTACATTCAACAATCGAACCTGATTACATCCTTAGGTGAATTTCAAGATGAAGTAAACGAACCAACGATTCGCTGGAATACTTCATTAGAGGAGATTGAACAAGTAAAAAGTTTGTTAATTCCGACAAACGATGGAGTGAAAAGATTAGATGATATAGCAAATGTCTTTTTAGAAAAAAGTGAGCTGAGTTCAGGGGTTTGGAAGGATGGCAATCAAGACATCATTTTTACCCAAATTGGTCGAGTCTCGAATGTAACCCAAATTGAAATGGCAGAAGCCGTTCGAAGTGAAGTGGCAAAAATAAGAGAAGAAGGTCTAGTCAATGGTTTTACCTTTGAAGACATTGTTTCGCAAGCGGATTATATCAGTGATTCGATTGAAGGTTTATCCAACAATATTTTAATCGGTGGAATACTTGCATTAGTTGTACTTATTCTTTTTCTTAGAAATATGAGAGCGACGATTATTATCGGAATTTCCATCCCTGCATCGATTTTACTTACTTTTTCAAGCATGTGGATATTTGGATTTAGCTTTAACGTTCTTAGCTTAACGGCATTAGGACTAGGAGTAGGGATGATGGTCGATGCGTCTATCGTTATTTTAGAATCAATTTATCGAAAGAAAGAACTTGGTTATCAGAAAACAGAGGCTGTTCTCTTAGGGACAAAAGAAGTAGCAAGTGCGGTCTTGGCGTCGATGCTAACAACGATTGTCGTGTTCTTACCGATTGGCTTACTTGGTGGCGAAACGGGCAAGTTCATGATTATCTTATCTGTTGTTGTTATTGTTACATTGGTGAGTTCGGTCGTTGTTTCTTTTACACTCATCCCTTCCTTAGCAGAAAACTTTTTGAAAATACGAGCCAAGCAAAAAGGGGAGCGCGAAGGTCGTTTGCTTCGTTCTTATGGAAACCTGCTTTTGTGGATGACCAAAAAGAAACGAAGACGCTATGGGATTATTAGCTTGTTTATCATCTGTTTTGTAGGTTCCCTTTTTTTAACAACAAAAGTCCCCATGACGGTCATGCCTGATGTGTTTAACCGATACGCTGAAATAATGGTGACGCTTGAAAATGGAGTTACACCTGAAGAAAAAGCGGATATTGTTCAAGAAATTGATAACAAATTACGGCAGATTCCTGATATTAAAGAAAATTTTGTTCTGGATAATATTGAAGCTTTGTTTATTTTAATCAATATGACAACTGGAGAAAACATCACTGTTGAACAAAAAGAAGTCAATGAGCAAATTTTTAGCTCTTTACGTGAATTAGAAGATTCATATCCAGTAACAGGTGTGTTTTCTTCGTTAGAAGGTGTGGGTGGCGGATATCCAATTCAGCTTGAGGTAACAGGAGATCATATAGAAGAACTAACAACTATCTCTAAAGGATTAATCGATGAATTAGGAGCAGTTGAAGGTATAGTTGGAGCAACAGTCACTTCGAATAAGCAGCAAGAAGAACAACTGATTGTATTAAAAGATGCTAGAATGAAAGAAGATGGCTTAACGCCTATGTATATTTTTAGTCGTATTCACGCTCAAGCAGCTTCAAAGCAACCCATTGGTGAACTACTGAATTCCGAAGCAACAGCGATTTATGTGAAAACCGATAATACAATCACTAGAAAGGACGACTTACTCAAACTTGAAATCAATACTCCACAGGGGGAGAAGGAATTATCGAACTATATTGAATTAAAATCCGTGATGGCCCCGACACAAATCGATCGAAAAGATGGTCAAAGAGTAGTAAAGGTGTTGGCTGACATTGCAGAGCGCGACTTAGGGTCAGTAAATCGTGATGTGCAAAATGTCGTGCAACAATTCAAGACACCAGACGGTTATATGGTTTCTGTTAGTGGTGATTTAGAGGCACAACAGGAAGCTATTCAAGATATGCTTATGATTTTAGCGATTGCGATTTTCTTAGTGTATGTTGTAATGGCGGTTCAATTTAATCATCTCATTCA
This window encodes:
- a CDS encoding efflux RND transporter permease subunit, whose translation is MSFLQFLLKRKIVVGLMVVLIFFMGIYSVTKLNKELFPPVSFDMALVQVQAGELSVLDVEQQVTNPIEQVLSGIDGVESYESSSYIGQSSITIFIEEGRGDEVFKDVEAAVLPLQSQLSAVHQINAFQLSTNQPFDFFMAISNGNMDDMTQFANHVVKPRLEALPAVREVKFEGLEENEIIVQFENDKIEEYSLVVNEIIPYIQQSNLITSLGEFQDEVNEPTIRWNTSLEEIEQVKSLLIPTNDGVKRLDDIANVFLEKSELSSGVWKDGNQDIIFTQIGRVSNVTQIEMAEAVRSEVAKIREEGLVNGFTFEDIVSQADYISDSIEGLSNNILIGGILALVVLILFLRNMRATIIIGISIPASILLTFSSMWIFGFSFNVLSLTALGLGVGMMVDASIVILESIYRKKELGYQKTEAVLLGTKEVASAVLASMLTTIVVFLPIGLLGGETGKFMIILSVVVIVTLVSSVVVSFTLIPSLAENFLKIRAKQKGEREGRLLRSYGNLLLWMTKKKRRRYGIISLFIICFVGSLFLTTKVPMTVMPDVFNRYAEIMVTLENGVTPEEKADIVQEIDNKLRQIPDIKENFVLDNIEALFILINMTTGENITVEQKEVNEQIFSSLRELEDSYPVTGVFSSLEGVGGGYPIQLEVTGDHIEELTTISKGLIDELGAVEGIVGATVTSNKQQEEQLIVLKDARMKEDGLTPMYIFSRIHAQAASKQPIGELLNSEATAIYVKTDNTITRKDDLLKLEINTPQGEKELSNYIELKSVMAPTQIDRKDGQRVVKVLADIAERDLGSVNRDVQNVVQQFKTPDGYMVSVSGDLEAQQEAIQDMLMILAIAIFLVYVVMAVQFNHLIHPVIVMTIIPMTITGVILGLFITQKELSIMSGMGVIMLIGIVLNNAILLIDRTKQLRLEEKTVHEALVEAGMNRMRPIFLTTFTTIAGMLPLAISTGVASNYQSPLATVVIAGLLFSTFITLLMIPAVYMLFDDIGTGIKRLFYKKSKQAKIETPYN